Below is a window of Streptomyces qaidamensis DNA.
CCTTGTGCTCGTAGAGGGCGACCAGCTGGCCGAGGACCGACGGGGTCAGCTCGGGCGCGAGGATCGTGGTCGTCGGGTGGTTGCCCTGGAACGTCTTGTGCGGCACCAGCTCCTGCGGGACTCCCTCGGCCCGCACCTCCTCGGGCGTCTTGCCGAAGGCGAGCGCCTGCGTCTGGGCGAAGAAGTTGGCCATCAGCAGGTCGTGCTGGGCCTTCAGTTCGTCGCTCAGCTCGTCGACCGGCCGGGCGAAGCCGATGAAGTCGGCCGGGATGAGCTTCGTGCCCTGGTGGATGAGCTGGTAGTAGGCGTGCTGCCCGTTGGTGCCGGGCGTGCCCCACACGACCGGCCCGGTCTGCCAGTCCACCGGGTTCCCCTCGCGGTCCACCGACTTGCCGTTGGACTCCATGTCGAGCTGCTGGAGGTAGGCGGTGAACTTGGACAGGTAGTGGCTGTACGGCAGCACGGCGTGCGACTGGGCGTCGTGGAAGTTGCCGTACCAGATGCCGAGCAGGCCCAGCAGCAGCGGCGCGTTGGACTCGGCGGGCGCGGTCCGGAAGTGTTCGTCGACGATGCGGAAGCCGTCGAGCATCTCCCGGAAGCGGTCCGGGCCGATCGCGATCATCAGGGCCAGGCCGATCGCGGAGTCGTACGAGTAGCGGCCGCCGACCCAGTCCCAGAACTCGAACATGTTGGCCGTGTCGATGCCGAATTCGGCGACCTTCTCGGCGTTCGTCGACAGCGCCACGAAGTGCCGGGCGACGGCGGCCTCCTCGGCGAGCGCGTCCAGCAGCCAGGAGCGCGCGGACGTGGCGTTGGTGACCGTCTCGATGGTGGTGAAGGTCTTGGACGCGATGACGAACAGCGTCTCCGCCGGGTCCAGGTCCCGTACCGCCTCGTGCAGGTCGGCGCCGTCCACGTTCGATACGAAACGCACCGTCAGCGAGCGGTCGGTGAAGGACCGCAGCACTTCGTAGGCCATCGCCGGGCCGAGGTCGGAGCCGCCGATGCCGATGTTGACGACGTTGCGGATCCGCTTGCCGGTGTGGCCGGTCCACTCGCCGGAGCGCACCCGGTTCGCGAAGTCCGCCATCTTGTCGAGCACGGCGTGCACGTCGGGCACGACGTTCTCGCCGTCGACCTCGATCACCGCGTCCCGCGGGGCGCGCAGCGCGGTGTGCAGCACGGCCCGGTCCTCGGTGGTGTTGATCTTCTCGCCGCGGAACATGGCGTCCCGGAGGCCGAAGACATCGGTGGCGGCGGCCAGTTCGCGCAGCAGCCGCAGGGTGTCGTCGGTGACGAGGTGCTTGGAGTAGTCGATGTACAGGTCTCCCACCCGGAGGCTGTACGCGCCGCCGCGGCCGGGGTCGGCAGCGAACAGTTCGCGCAGCCGGATGTCGCCCAGCTCCTCGCGGTGCTTGGCCAGTGCCGTCCACTCGGGCGTCTGGTTGAGCCTGGTACGGCCGTCTGCGTTCATCTCGGACTTCAGCCTTCTTCCTTGCCTGCCTGTGCTGCTGCGTACCTGCCCCGCTGCCGGTCCAACCTAATTGATCAGCGGTTGCCGTGGCCTGTCGTCGCGCCGTCGTCCGGCGCAACAACAGGTACGTCCGACCGGCGCGCGGGTATCAGCGCGGTGACGGACAGGACGAAGAAGGCGGCCGCGAGCAGCGCCGGGGTGTTCTCCCCCCAGGCGGCGGCGACGGCTCCGCCCAGCAGCGCGCCCAGGGGGGCACCCGCGACCGCGAGCGTCCGGAAGGCGGAGCTCACGCGCCCCAGCAACTCTGCGGGGGTGCGCTGCTGCATCAGCGTCGTGGTGTTGACGTTCCACACCATCCCCATGAACCCGAAGACGGCCAGGGCGGCCACCAGCGCGACCATGCTGCGCACCGAGCCCATGACGACGAGGGCGGCGGTCTGCGCCGTCCCGGCGACGAGCACCAGGCACATCCGTCCGAAGCGGGCGACGAGCCGGCCTCCGGCCGCTCCCCCGGCCAGGCTGCCGACCGTGTAGGCGGTCATCGCCACCGCGTACCCGGCGTTGCCCGCGTCGAGCCAGCCGGTCACCAGGATCACGAGGGTGGCGACGAGGGCGCCCATGCCGATGTTGCACAGGGCGGTGGCGGTGCACAGCCCGCGCAGGGCCCTGTCGCGGGTCAGGACGCGCAGTCCCTCGGCGATCTCCCGTCGCAGTGTGCTCCCCGCCGGCCTCGGCTCACGGTCCGGCGCGGTGGCCGGGAGCGTGGCGATCAGGGCGGCGGCCAGCAGGAAGGTCACCGCGTCCACCGCGAACGGCATGGCCGCCCCGGCCGCCAGCAGCAGCGGCACGACGGGCCCGCCCAGCAGGCCGCCGGCGATGCGCTGGCCGGTCATCAGCCGGGCGTTGGCGCTGCCCAGCCCGTCCCGGTCGACCAGGGCGGGCAGCAGCGCGGTCGCGGCGTTGTCGAAGAGGGTCTGGAGGGTGGTCAGGGCGAAGGCCAGCACGATTAGCAGGGCGATCGAGGCATGGCCGAGGGCGACGGCCACCGCGAAGGCGGCGACCAGCAGCCCGCGTAACGCGTCGACCGTCCACATGGCCCGCCGCCGGTCCACGCGGTCGGCGACGGCCCCGCCGAGCAGGCCGAAGAGGAGCCAGGGCAGATAGCCGCAGGCCGTGACGGAGGCGATGAGCAGCGGATCGTCGGTCAGGGTCACGGCCAGCAGGGGCAACGCGGCCGTCCGCAGCGCGTCGCCGAAGCTGGACAGTACGGCGGCACTCCACAGCCGTCCGAAGCCCCCGCGCCACGCGGCCGGAGCGCTGCTTCCCACCTCGACCGTCGCCACCGCTCCCCCTCATGGTTCGTCCGATGCACAAACCGTAGAGGGCACCACTGACAATCGGCCGGCGGTGATGGCGGGGAGGCAGCTCCGGCCGGGCACCCGCTGGTGCCCGGCCGGTCCCGACTTCTAGATCTCGCCCCGCAGTTTGGCGAGCGCCTCGGCGAGGATGGCCTCGCCGTCGGCGTCGCTGCGCCGCTCACGCACATACGCCAGGTGCGTCTTGTAGGGCTCGGTGCGCGGCGGGGCCGGGGGGTTGTCCCGGTCCTGGCCTGCCGGAAAGCCGCAGCGGGGACAGTCCCAGGTATCGGGCACCTGCGCGTCGCTGGCGAAGCTCGGCTGGGTCTCGTGTCCGTTGGAGCACCAGAAGGAGATGCGCAGCCGCGGCGCGGACTCGCCGCGCTCGGCCTCGCCCATCGGCCCCGCCCCGACCCGGCTTCCCCGGATCGCGTTGCCACTTGCCACGGTCGTAACTCCCTGCGTGATGGTGCCGCGAAGCGAGTCGGCGTTCCGCTTCGCTGCGAGCGCCTCAGTCTACGTAAGGCCCAACGCGCGTCCAGTGATTGGAGTTACAACCCTCACACCTAGACGCAAGCCCCATGATAGGCCGCGCTCTGCTGCGCGTACCGGACATGGGGCCTTACGTGCAAGTTCCGTGCGGACCGCGGCTCGGTCAGTTGTTCACCTTCATGAGGATGCCGAGCACGACGATGCACGCGAACCACAGCAGACCGATCACGACGGTGATCCGGTCGAGGTTGCGCTCGGCGACCGAGGAGCCGCCGACGGAGGACTGCATGCCACCGCCGAACATGTCGGAGAGGCCGCCGCCCTTCCCCTTGTGCATCAGCACCAGCAGCATCAGCAGCAGGCTGAAGACGATCAGGGCGATCGAGAACCCCAAAACCACGGCTGGACCAACTTCCTCGGATTCGGATGACGACGCGGGGCCCAGCACAGCGCTGGACCCCGCAAGGGTACGACGGATCGCCGCTACCGCATACTCACTGGTCGCGGAAGCGCACGATCTTGACGAACTCGTCGGCGTCCAGCGAGGCGCCGCCTACCAGGGCGCCGTCGATGTCCGCCTGAGCCATGATCTCCGCGACGTTGCCCGCCTTGACGGATCCGCCGTACTGGATGCGGACCTTGTCGGCCAGGTCCTGCGAGTACAGCTCGGCGATCTTGCCGCGGATCGCCGCGCAGACCTCCTGGGCGTCCTCGGCGCCGCAGACCTTGCCGGTGCCGATGGCCCAGACGGGCTCGTAGGCGATCACGACGGTCTCGGCCTGCTCGGCGGGGAGGTCCTTCAGACCGCCCTCGACCTGGGCGAGGGTGTGGGAGACGTGGTTGCCCGCCTCGCGGACCTCCAGCTCCTCACCCACGCACAGGATCGGGGTCAGACCGTGCTTGTACGCGGCCTTGACCTTGGCGTTGACCAGCTCGTCGGTCTCGGCGTGGTACTGGCGGCGCTCGCTGTGGCCGATGGCGACGTACGTGCACTTCAGCTTGGCCAGCATGGGGCCGGAGATCTCACCGGTGAAGGCACCGCTGTCGTGCGCCGAGATGTCCTGGGCGCCGTACTTGATCTTGAGCTTGTCGCCGTCGACCAGGGTCTGCACGGAGCGCAGGTCGGTGAAGGGCGGCAGGACGGCGACCTCGACGGCCTCGTAGTCCTTGTCGGCCAGGGCGAAGGCGAGCTTCTGGACGTGCGCGATGGCCTCGAGGTGGTTGAGGTTCATCTTCCAGTTGCCCGCCATCAGCGGCGTGCGCGTGCTCATGTAGGTCAGTCCTCCAGTGCGGCGAGGCCGGGGAGCGTCTTGCCCTCGAGGTATTCGAGGGAGGCGCCGCCACCGGTCGAAATGTGGCCGAATGCGTTCTCGTCGAAGCCCAGGATGCGGACGGCGGCGGCGGAGTCGCCACCACCGACCACCGTGAAGGCCTGGGAGTCGAGGAGGGCCTGGGCGACCGCCTTGGTGCCCTCGGCGAAATCGGGGTGCTCGAAGACGCCCATGGGGCCGTTCCAGAAGACGGTGGCGGCGTCGGCGATCTTCGAGGCGTACAGCTTGCGGGACTCGGGGCCGATGTCCAGGCCCATCTGGCCGGCCGGCATGGCGTCCGCGGCGACCGTGCTGGGCCGGCCCGGGGCCTTGGTCTTGAGATCCGGGAACTCCGGCGCGACCACGACGTCCGTCGGCAGGACCAGTTCGACGCCGTTCTTCTCGGCGCGCTCGATGTACTCCCGGACGACGGGGAGCTGGTCCTCCTGGACCAGGGACGAGCCGATCTCGTGGCCCTTGGCCTTGAGGAAGGTGAAGACCATGCCGCCGCCGATGAGCAGGCGGTCGGCCTTGCCGAGCAGCTGGTCGATGACGGCAAGCTTGTCGGACACCTTGGCGCCGCCCAGGACGACGGCGTAGGGCCGCTTGACGTCGTCGGTCAGCTTCCTCAGGACGCCGACCTCGGTGGCGATGAGGTGGCCGGCGTAGTGCGGCAGCCGGGCCGGGAGGTCGAAGACGGAGGCGTGTTTACGGTGCACCGCGCCGAAGCCGTCGCCGACGTAGAGGTCCGCGAGGGCGGCGAGCTGGTCGGCGAAGGCGCCGCGCTCGGCATCGTCCTTGCTGGTCTCGCCGGCGTTGAAGCGCAGGTTTTCCACGACCGCGACCTGGCCGTCGGCGAGGCCGGCGACGGTGGCGCGGGCGGACTCGTCGACCGTGTCGGTCGCGAAGGCCACGTCCGACCCGAGGAGTTCACCGAGGCGCCCGGCGGCCGGGGCGAGGGAGAAATTCGGGTCCGGGGCGCCCTTGGGGCGGCCGAGGTGGGAGGCGACGACGACCCGGGCGCCCGCGTCGGCGAGGGCCTTGACCGTGGGCAGCACGGCGCGGATGCGGCCGTCGTCGGTGATGCGCGTGCCGTCCAGCGGCACGTTCAGGTCGGCGCGGACGAAGACCCGCTTGCCCGCCACTCCCTCGGAGAGGAGTTCGTCGATCGTCTTCATGAAGGGGACTCCTGAAAGAGCTCGTGATCGGTCGTAAGCGCTCGTGATCGAACAGCTCTGATCTGTACGTGAGTCAGGGCTCGGACGGCGCGTCCTCGCGCCGCCCGAGCCCTGCTCTCACATGGACGTGCCTGCTGGGTTGATCAGAGCTGGTTGCCGACGAAGACCGTAAGGTCCACGAGGCGGTTGGAGTAGCCCCACTCGTTGTCGTACCAGCCGATGACCTTCACGCTCTTGCCTTCCTGGACCATGGTCAGGGAGGAGTCGAAGGTGCAGGACGCCGGGGCGTTCACGATGTCGGAGGAGACGATCGGGTCCTCGGTGTACTCGAGGATGCCCTTGAGCTCGCCCTCCGCGGCCTTCTGGAAGGCGGCGTTGACCTCTTCCTTGGTGACCTCGCGGGACAGCTCCAGGACCAGGTCGGTGACCGAGCCGGTCGGGACCGGGACGCGCATGGCCATGCCGTCCAGCTTGCCCTTGAGCTGCGGCAGGACCAGCGCGGTGGCCTTGGCGGCACCCGTGGTGGTCGGAATGATGTTCTCGGCGGCGGCACGCGCGCGACGCAGGTCCTTGTGCGGGAAGTCCAGGATGCGCTGGTCGTTGGTGTACGCGTGCACCGTCGTCATCAGGCCCTTGACGATGCCGAAGTTCTCGTCCAGGACCTTCGCCATCGGCGCCACACAGTTGGTGGTGCAGGAGGCGTTCGAGATGACGTGGTGGTTCGCCGGGTCGTACGTGTCCTGGTTGACGCCCATCACGATGGTGACGTCCTCGTCCTTGGCCGGAGCCGAGATGAGGACCTTCTTCGCGCCACCGGCGATGTGCTTCTCGGCGTCCGCCTTCTTGGTGAAGATGCCGGTCGACTCGATGACGATGTCGACGCCCAGCTCACCCCACGGGATGTCGGCGGGGTTGCGCTCGGCGAGCACCTTGATGGTCTTGCCGTCGACCGTGATCGTGTCAGCGGTGTGCGTGACCTCCTGCTTGAGACGGCCCAGGATGGTGTCGTACTTCAGCAGGTGGGCGGTGGTGGCGGTGTCACCCAGGTCGTTGACAGCCACGATCTCGATGTCTGCACCCTGCTCCAGCAGCGCGCGGAAGTAGTTGCGACCGATACGACCGAAGCCGTTGATGCCTACGCGGATCGTCACGAACCGATCTCCTCGTTGGTACGCCGGCCATGCGATGCCGGCGAGCTCTGTTTGGGATGTCCCCGACCGCCTACGACCCTACCTCCCTGAAGCGGCGGTGGTGACATCCAGATGCCCCATACACGGCAGGGCGGCCCGTACCCGCCAGTAGGGGTACGGACCGCCCACGGCCGAGAGCGGAATCACTCGATTTCGCTACCGCACGAGTTCCCCGTTGACCAGGGATGTCACCCGTCCAGGGAAGCGAGCGCCTTCCGCATCAGTGCCGTCCGGTCGGCCGCCGCGGTGACGTGCTCCAGTCCGAAGCCGAGCAGCACGGTGTCGTCCGTGGTGACCGCGCCGTACGTCTGGAACAGGGCGCCGGTGCGTGCCCAGTCCTTGAGGACGGCCGGGCTGCCCTGGGGCGGTCCGGTGACCTTCCAGGCGCCGAGCGAGGTCTCGAAGCCCTCGGTCTCCTTCGCGGTGCCGCCGACGACGAGCGAGGCGTCGTCGGCGAGGACGCCGTGTCCGCCGCTGCCCGGGTCGGTGACGTAGCTGATCGAGACCTCGACCGTCTTGCCGGCGTAGGCGCTCAGGTCGAAGTTCACCTGCTGCCACCCGTTGGAGGTGCCGGTGAGGCTGTTCCAGGTGCCGGTGGTGCCGGTCGCGGTGCAGCCGTCGTCCGCCACGGTGAGGTAGTGCTTCAGCCAGGGGTGCTCGTTGACGTAGTACCCGGCCTGGCACTCCGCCGGAACGGCCGTTGTGGTGGCGCCGCCCGACTCGGGGAGGGTCGTCCAGTCGTCGGCGCCCGTGGTGCGGGCCTCGACGATGGCGTGGTCGTAGCCGGACTCGGTGTCCCAGAGGAGATGGGTGCGCAGGGTCGGCTTCTCGGCCGCAGTGGTGCCGGTGAGGTCCACGGTGCGGGTGAGGCGCTTGTAGGCGTCGTCGGTGTGGACGGCGGCGGCCATCGACGAGCCCGCGTACGGGCCGTACGGGTTGACCGTGCCGGCGAACTGCCCGGCGCCCTTGCTCGCGAACTGCGGGAACGCGTCGGTCCCCAGTTCGTCGGAGGTGACGCTGTAGGTGCCGGCCTTGTCCAGCGGGTTGCCGGGGGCCGCGCCCAGCGGGCTGCTGACGCCGCCCAGCTCGCCGGAGCCGGTGAAGCCGGTGGCCCCGGGGGTGGCGGTGCGGGTGTAGGCGCCCAGGTAGTACTGGCCGAAGTCGTTCGACAGCGCGCCGCCGAGATCGACGTTGCCGCCGGCCTGCTCACCGGCCTCGATCAGCCGGCCGCCCTCGTTGAGGAAGGCCCGCAGCTGCAGCTGGGTGGCGACACCCGGGACGTCCGCGCCCATGTAGTGGACGACGGTGTCGAAGTGGCTCAGCACACCGAGCGCGTCCGGCGCGCCCTGCTTGGCGACGTCCCAGACGACCGCCTTGCGGCCGCTCGCCTTGAGCGCGTCCACGTACGTCTGTGCCTGCGTGGCGGCAGCGCCCTCCTCGGCGACGACGAGGGTGTTCGCCCGGGGCCGTTCGGCGACGGTGTAGGTGAAGCGCTCGCTGGAGAGCTTCTTGCCGTTCCTCGCCTCGCCGGTGAACCACACCTCGACCTTGTCGCCCGGCTCGCCGTCCTTGACCTTCGCCCGGTACTCGTCGAAGTAGAGGTTGTCCTCACCGCCGTAGGTCTCGCCGCCCTTCCAGGGCTTGAGCGCCATGTCCTCGGTGCGGCCGCCGTTCACGCGGTACTTGAGTTCCTTGTCGCGTACGGACTTCCGTACGACGACGGAGACCTCCTGGTCGGCGCCGCGGGAGTACGACGTGCCGAACGCGGCCGGGGTGAAGTCGGCGGCGTTCAGGCCGACCGACGACGACGGCCGGTCGGGGCGCGCGGCGGACTCCGCGACGGAGAGCGCGAACGGGACGTTCTTGGCGTACTCCTGCTGGATCAGTTTCTCGTCGTCCGGGAAGGTGAAGACCGACTGGCAGTCGGACGCCTTCCACTGGTCGTTCGGGTCGAGGTCCGAGACGGTCTGGCAGGTCGACATCTCAGGGGTGAACATCGCCAGGCCGTTGACGTTCGCCGCGTGGCCGTCGGCCTCGCCGTTGGTGGTGTACAGCTCGGAGGAGAGCTGCGGGTGGTAGCCGGGGATCGCGGAGTTGTCGGGCGTACCGGCCAGCGCCTCGTAGACGACGTCGTCCGGGGTGTGCGTGGCCACCTGCCAGCCGACTCCGTAGAGGATGAGCTCGGCGGCGGAGTGGTAGTTGATGCCGTAGGTGAAACCGATCCGCTTCTGGAAGGCGTCCAGGGCCTTGGTCTCCGGCTCGGAGTTCGGACCCGCGCCGCGGTAGGTCTGGCTGGTGGGGTTGGGGGACGAGCCCTCGTCGTCGTAGCCCCACTTGTAGGCGAAGTTGCGGTTGAGGTCGACCCCGTCGCCGGTGGTGATGGTGCCGTCGCCGTTGACGTCCCGCAGGTTTTTGCGCCACTGGCGGTTGGCGGGGTCGGCGAAGGTGTAGTCGTAGCCGTCGGGGTTGGCCGAGAGCAGGAACCACAGTTCGGTGGAGTCGACGATCTTCTTGACGCGCCGGTCCTTCTTGTAGTTGTCCAGGTAGTGGTGCATCAGGCGCCGGGTCATCTCCGGCGTGATCCACTCGCGCGCGTGCTGGTTGGACATGTAGAGGACGGAGGGCTTGGAGCCGTCCTTCGTCTTCTTCGCGCCCTTGGTGAGCTTCAGCGCGAGGATGTCCTGGCCCTTGATCGTCTTGCCGATGGAGACGACCTTGGTGAGGCCCGGGTTCTCCTGCGCGGTCCGCAGGAGTTCCTCCCGCAGGCCGCCCTTGCCGCTGTACGGGCGGAACACGCCCTCGGCGGCGTCCTCGACGCGGGCCTCGGCCCGGGCGGAGACCTTGTGCTCGGTGAGGTCGACGCCCTGCCTCTCCAGCTTCTTCGCCTGCTGGTCCGTCAGATAGGCCTCGACGGTCGCGGTGCCCTTCTCGGGCACCCGCTCGCTCAGTTCGTGGCCGTCCTGGCCGGCGGCCAGCAGCAGGGGTACCTGCTTCTGGGTGACCTCGGCGCGGAACACCTTGACCTCGTCCGGGTCGGACGAGGTCGGAGGTACCGGTTGTGCCTGGGCGATGGGTGCGAAGCTCGCTCCGCCGATCAGGAGCGCGCCGACAGCGAGGATCGATCTCGCTCTTCGTCTCATGAACCCCCCTAGCGTGGGTCCGCCACAGCAGCGAACAGATGCCAGGCTCATGACAGACCATGATCGAGTCAAGGGTGCCTCAGCGACACGCGAAAGCCGGTGCCGGTCACCCAAGTGGGCTCCGGCACCGGCTTCCTGACGTTGTGTGGGATCAGCCCACCAGGTTGTCGGCAAGCTCCTCGCTGAGGTTGGCCTCCGTGCCCGGGATGCCGAGGTCGGAGGCCCTCTTGTCGGCCATGGCCAGCAGGCGGCGGATCCGGCCGGCGACCGCGTCCTTGGTCAGCGGCGGGTCGGCGAGCGCGCCCAGCTCCTCCAGGGAGGCCTGCTTGTGCTCCATGCGCAGCCGGCCTGCGGCAGCCAGGTGCTCGGGCACGTCGTCGGCGAGGATCTCCAGGGCGCGCTGCACCCGGGCGCCCGCGGCGACGGCCGCACGGGCCGACCGGCGCAGGTTGGCGTCGTCGAAGTTGGCGAGCCGGTTCGCCGTGGCACGCACCTCGCGGCGCATCCGGCGCTCCTCCCAGGCCAGCACCGACTCGTGCGCGCCGAGGCGGGTCAGCAGGGCGCCGATCGCGTCACCGTCCCGGACGACGACCCGGTCCACGCCGCGCACCTCGCGGGCCTTCGCGGCGATCGACAGCCGGCGGGCGGCGCCGACCAGGGCGAGCGCCGCCTCGGGGCCCGGGCAGGTGACCTCCAGGGAGGAGGAGCGGCCGGGCTCGGTGAGCGAGCCGTGCGCCAGGAACGCGCCACGCCAGGCGGCCTCGGCGTCGCAGGTGGCCCCCGAGACCACCTGCGGCGGCAGGCCGCGGATCGGGCGGCCCCGCCCGTCGACCAGGCCGGTCTGGCGCGCGAGCTGGTCGCCGCCCGCCACCACCCGCACGACGTAGCGCGAGCCGCGGCGCAGCCCGCCCGGTGCCATCACGATCAGTTCGGAGCTGTGGCCGAAGATCTCCAGGATGTCCCGCTTGAGGCGGCGGGCCGCCATCGCCGTGTCCAGCTCCGCCTCGATCACGATCCGACCGCTCACCAGGTGGAGGCCGCCGGCGAACCGCAGGATGGCGGAGACCTCCGCCTTTCTGCAGCAGGTCCGGGTGACGGGGAGCCGGGAGATCTCATCCTTCACCGCTGCCGTCATCGCCATGGGCCGATCCTTCCATGCATCCGAAAAATACGGTCGTACGCGGCGGCCAACAGCTCCGGGTCGTGCCTCGGGGTTCCGTCGGGTCTGGCCACCGGCGCCAGCTCGACCGCGGCCCCGAACCGCTTCGCGGCATCGGTCAGCAAGTCGCGGTCGGGCACGGCGGCCTCGTCGGCCAGCACCACGTCCAGGGCGAGTTTAGGGGCGTGTCGTCCCAAAACCTCCAAATGACGCTGCGGGGAGAAGCCGTCGGTTTCTCCGGGCTGCGGCGCGAGGTTCAGGGAGAGTACCCGGCGGGCCTTCGTCTGGCTGAGCGCGTCCAGCAGCTCGGGCACGAGCAGGTGCGGGATGACCGAGGAGAACCAGGAGCCGGGGCCGAGCACCACCCAGTCGGCGTCCAGCACGGCCTCGACCGCCTCGGGCACCGCCGGCGGGTCGTTCGGCACGAGGTGCACGGACTGCACCTCGCCCGGAGTGAGGGCGACGGTCGCCTGTCCGCGGACCGTGTCGACCTCCTCCGGGCGCGCCGGGTCGTGGCCCTTGACCAGCGCCTGGAGCTCCAGCGGCACGGCGGACATCGGCAGCACGCGGCCCTGGGCGCCCAGCAGCCGCCCGACCAGGTCGAGGGCCTGCACGTGGTCGCCGAGCTGCTCCCACAGGGCGACGATCAGCAGATTGCCGACCGCGTGTTCGTGCAGGTCGCCCTGCGACTGGAAGCGGTGCTGGATGACCCGGGCC
It encodes the following:
- a CDS encoding gluconeogenesis factor YvcK family protein, with the protein product MTPRTPRLSRLRRVVPEGNGGKGGRPAEARGGKPRRRGTQPKVVALGGGMGLSASLAALRRITGDLTAVVTVADDGGSSGRLRDELGVLPPGDLRKALAALCGDDDWGQTWARVIQHRFQSQGDLHEHAVGNLLIVALWEQLGDHVQALDLVGRLLGAQGRVLPMSAVPLELQALVKGHDPARPEEVDTVRGQATVALTPGEVQSVHLVPNDPPAVPEAVEAVLDADWVVLGPGSWFSSVIPHLLVPELLDALSQTKARRVLSLNLAPQPGETDGFSPQRHLEVLGRHAPKLALDVVLADEAAVPDRDLLTDAAKRFGAAVELAPVARPDGTPRHDPELLAAAYDRIFRMHGRIGPWR